TCCCCGCACCCTGGCCATGAGCCTGGAAGGCCTGCGGGACTTTTCCGTCATCGCCACCGCGCCCCAGAAGCGGCTGGCCATCAAGACCTTCGTCACCAAACAGTCCGACGGGGTGATTCGGGAAGCGGTGCTGCGGGAATTGAAGCGGGGCGGCCAAGTGTATTTCCTCCACAACGAGGTGGATACCATCGCCAACATGCAGGAACGGCTCACCAAGCTGGTGCCGGAGGCCCGCATCGTGGTAGGCCACGGCCAGATGAGCGAGCGGGAGCTGGAGCGGGTGATGCGAGACTTCACCGGCCAGCGGGCCAACCTGCTGCTGTGCACCACCATTATCGAAACGGGCATCGACAATCCCCACGCCAACACCATCCTCATCAACCGGGCAGAAAAGTTCGGTCTGGCCCAGCTACACCAGCTACGGGGCCGGGTCGGCCGCTCCCACCACCAGGCCTACGCCTATCTCCTGATCCAGGACGAAAAAGCCCTCACCAAGCAGGCCAAGCAGCGCCTGGAAGCCATCCAGCACATGGAAGAGCTGGGGGCCGGTTTCTACCTGGCCATGCACGACCTGGAAATCCGGGGGGCCGGGGAGGTGCTAGGGGACAACCAGTCCGGGGAAATGCAGGAAGTGGGCTTCAACCTTTATACGGACATGCTCAACCGGGCCGTGGCCGCCTTAAAACAGGGCCAGTCCCTGGAAGACGAGGACCTGACCCAGCCCCTGGGTCTGACCACGGAAATCAATCTCCACGCCCCGGCCCTTCTGCCCGACGCCTACTGCCCGGATGTGAATGAGCGCCTCAGCCTCTACAAGCGCCTCTCCAACTGCACCCAGGGAGAAGACCTGGATCAGTTGCAGGAAGAGCTTATCGACCGCTTTGGCGAACTGCCGCCCCAGGCCCAGAGCCTGCTGGCCACCCACCGCCTGCGCCTGGCCGCCAAGCCCCTGGGGGTCATCAAGCTGGATGCAGGCCCCAGCCAGGTGTTGGTGCAGTTTTGCCCCAATCCCCCCATCGATCCTTACAAAATCATCCAGCTCATCCAGAAAAACCGGAACTACAAACTGGCCGGACAGGATAAACTTTCACTTTCCCGTTCCTCTCCCACCCTGGCTGACCGGGTCGGTGCCGTAAAGGAACTGTTCCACCAACTCACCGCTTGATGAGGCGGCTTGCCCGCCCCCCCAGACCATGAACGTTTCCGACATCGACAACATCAATATCGCCGCTTTTGATCCCATGCCTACCCCGGCGGAGCTGATCGCCCGCCAACCCCTGTCTGACCGGGCCGCTGCTGTGGTGCGCCAGGGCCGTCAGGATCTGAGCAATATCCTCGACCGGAAGGATCACCGCCTGTTCGCCGTAGTGGGCCCCTGCTCCATCCACGACCCGGTGGCCGGGCTGGATTACGCCCGGCGCCTCAAGGCCCTGGCGGACGAAGTGTCCGACACCCTGCTCCTGGTCATGCGGGTCTATTTTGAAAAGCCCCGTACCACCGTGGGTTGGAAGGGCTACATCAACGACCCCTTCATGGACGATTCCTTCCAGGTGGATGTGGGCATGTCCAAGGCCCGGGATTTTCTCCTCCAGGTCAATGAAATCGGCCTGCCCGCCGGTACCGAGGCCCTGGACCCCAATTCTCCCCAATACTATGGGGATCTGATTTCCTGGACCGCCATCGGCGCCCGCACCACCGAATCCCAGACCCACCGGGAAATGTCCTCCGGCCTGTCCACCCCTGTGGGCTTCAAAAACGGCACGGACGGCAATATGGACATCGCCATCAACGCCATTCTCTCCGCCTCCAAGCCCCACAGCTTCCTGGGCATTAACGAGGCGGGCCAGGTGGCCATCGTGCGCACCAAGGGCAACCATTACGGCCACGTGGTACTGCGGGGTGGCGGCGGCCGGCCCAATTACGACACGGTTTCCGTCTCCATGGCGGAACAGGCCCTGACCAAGGCCAAGCTGCCCAACAATATCGTGGTGGATTGCTCCCACTCCAACAGCTTCAAGAAGCCCGAGCTCCAGCCCCTGGTCATGGCCGACGTGGTCAATCAAATCCGCTTGGGCAACCAATCCCTGGTGGGGGTGATGATCGAGTCCAATATCGTCGCAGGCAGCCAGTCCATTCCGGCGGACCTGTCCCAGCTCAAGTACGGCTGTTCGGTCACCGACGCCTGCGTGGATTGGGACACCACGGAAAAAATGATCCGGGAAGCCGCTACCCTGCTGCGGGACGTGCTCCCCGGCCGCCTGGGCGCTTAAAGGGGATCGATAACCCCAATGGGGGCGGATGAGCGGGAAACTTTCCCCCGGCAGTCCGCCCCCACAACCTGCACCCCTTAGGCGCGCCGGTATTCGCTTCACTAAGACTTGATCCGCCCCGGCCTCGGCCCGGGGCTTTGCTTTTGCCCATTGCCAACCCCTCACCCCATACTCCCGCCCATGTTCGATCTGGTTGTCCAAGGGGGCGCCGTCCCCACCTTTCTCATCGAAGCCATTGTTGCCGCCACCGGTGCCCAGGCCGTCCAGCCCCGGCCTCCCCGGGTCGTGCGTTTTTCCCAGGCCCGGCGGGAGCCGGCCTTCGCCCCGGTGGCCGCCCAGCTGGAAGCGGAAGGCCTGGACTGGGCCTTTGTTCCCG
This sequence is a window from Azospira inquinata. Protein-coding genes within it:
- a CDS encoding 3-deoxy-7-phosphoheptulonate synthase; the encoded protein is MNVSDIDNINIAAFDPMPTPAELIARQPLSDRAAAVVRQGRQDLSNILDRKDHRLFAVVGPCSIHDPVAGLDYARRLKALADEVSDTLLLVMRVYFEKPRTTVGWKGYINDPFMDDSFQVDVGMSKARDFLLQVNEIGLPAGTEALDPNSPQYYGDLISWTAIGARTTESQTHREMSSGLSTPVGFKNGTDGNMDIAINAILSASKPHSFLGINEAGQVAIVRTKGNHYGHVVLRGGGGRPNYDTVSVSMAEQALTKAKLPNNIVVDCSHSNSFKKPELQPLVMADVVNQIRLGNQSLVGVMIESNIVAGSQSIPADLSQLKYGCSVTDACVDWDTTEKMIREAATLLRDVLPGRLGA